A region from the Macrobrachium nipponense isolate FS-2020 chromosome 47, ASM1510439v2, whole genome shotgun sequence genome encodes:
- the LOC135204692 gene encoding gastrula zinc finger protein XlCGF8.2DB-like, producing MRFHTGEKPFICKECGKAFSQKPSLTSHMRLHTGEKSYVCSECGKAFSQKPHLTSHIRTHTGEKPFTCKECGKAFSQKPSLTSHMRLHTGEKPYMCKECGKAFSKKPNLTRHMRFHTGEKPFICKECGKGFPHKQHLTRHMRIHTGEKPFTCKECGKAFSQKQNLTSHMRLHTGERSYVCSECGKAFSHKSHLTIHMRTHTGEKPFTCKECGKAFSHKPSLTHHMRLHTGEEKETT from the coding sequence ATGAGATTTCATaccggagagaagccattcatctgcaaagaatgtgggaaagcattttcccagaaaccaagtcttacaagtcatatgagattgcatactggagaaAAGTCATATGTGTGCAgcgaatgtgggaaagcattttcccagaaaccacatcttacaagtcatataagaacccatactggagagaagccattcacgtgcaaggaatgtgggaaagcattttcccagaaacctagtcttacaagtcatatgagattgcatactggagagaagccatacatgtgcaaggaatgtgggaaagcattttccaagAAACCAAATCTTACAAGACATATGAGATTTCATaccggagagaagccattcatctgcaaagaatgtgggaaaggATTTCCCCACAAACAACATCTTACacgtcatatgagaatccatactggagagaagccattcacgtgcaaggaatgtgggaaagcattttcccagaaacaaaatcttacaagtcatatgagattgcatactggagagaggTCATATGTGTGCAgcgaatgtgggaaagcattttcccataaatcacatcttacaattcatatgagaacccatactggagagaagccattcacgtgcaaggaatgtgggaaagcattttcccacaaaccaagtcttacacatcatatgaggttgcatactggagaggaaaaagaaacaacatga